The following coding sequences are from one Natrarchaeobius halalkaliphilus window:
- a CDS encoding phage tail sheath family protein, which translates to MPEYLSPGVYVEETEGSKSVEGVSTSTAGFLGQTERGPLKPQLVTGFNDYKRKFGGYVDDSFLTHAIDGFFKNGGSRAFVGRVTDASRSDVGTATLSNDDGDDVIGARAVGPGDWGGQVAVTVTDAPMSASDNTVFGLTVRYWSDADPDDVEDPDGDEPDPMPTNEERFDEINADEGSTQYYESAIEGSSNFIEIEKLGDGRPENQTVWLKIASTDGGVNGGENGADGGDDDGDDGGEGPDLPDGDELEDMTKDELVEVAEELDVDTDQNKPELLEEVKAASEAQLLTDGGDGVTVGDYEGDGTPGQRTGLAAFEEISNISIVCAPDENDVPGLTEALVAHCENMKERIAVLQAEQNPDPVADHETPADSTYAAYYYPWINVMHPEKGVQELVPPGGHVAGIYARNDNEGGVHEAPANMVVRGAMSLQVDLTKAEQDILNPKGINCIRSFQGRGIRVWGARTTSSDPEWKYVNVRRLFLFLKQSIDEGTQWAVFEPNDQDLWARVTQTIEQYLTTQWRDGALMGTSASEAFYVDCGKGSTMTQDDIDNGRLICEIGVAPVKPAEFVIFRIGQWTGDS; encoded by the coding sequence ATGCCAGAATACCTCTCACCGGGTGTCTACGTCGAAGAGACGGAAGGATCCAAATCCGTCGAAGGCGTAAGCACCAGCACAGCAGGATTCCTCGGACAGACAGAACGCGGGCCGCTCAAACCGCAGCTCGTGACCGGATTCAACGATTACAAACGAAAGTTCGGCGGCTACGTCGACGATTCGTTTCTCACTCACGCTATCGACGGCTTCTTCAAAAACGGCGGCAGTAGAGCGTTCGTCGGGCGCGTCACGGACGCTTCCCGCTCCGACGTCGGTACTGCGACGCTGAGTAACGACGATGGAGACGACGTCATCGGCGCTCGAGCGGTCGGGCCGGGTGACTGGGGTGGACAGGTCGCCGTAACGGTTACCGACGCACCGATGTCCGCTTCGGACAACACGGTGTTCGGCCTCACCGTCCGCTACTGGTCGGATGCGGATCCCGACGACGTCGAAGACCCCGACGGCGACGAGCCGGACCCGATGCCGACGAACGAAGAACGATTCGACGAGATCAATGCTGACGAAGGGTCGACCCAGTACTACGAGAGCGCGATCGAGGGCTCGTCCAACTTCATCGAGATCGAAAAACTGGGCGACGGCCGGCCGGAGAACCAGACCGTCTGGCTCAAGATTGCAAGCACCGATGGCGGCGTCAACGGTGGCGAAAACGGGGCCGACGGTGGCGACGACGATGGCGATGATGGCGGCGAGGGTCCGGATCTCCCCGACGGGGACGAACTCGAGGACATGACCAAGGACGAACTGGTCGAAGTCGCCGAGGAACTCGACGTCGATACCGATCAGAACAAGCCCGAACTGCTCGAGGAAGTTAAAGCCGCGAGCGAAGCGCAACTCCTCACCGACGGCGGCGACGGGGTAACGGTTGGTGACTATGAGGGCGACGGAACGCCCGGGCAGCGAACGGGCCTCGCTGCGTTCGAAGAGATCTCAAACATTTCGATCGTCTGCGCGCCCGATGAGAACGACGTTCCCGGGCTGACGGAAGCGCTCGTCGCCCACTGTGAGAACATGAAAGAACGGATTGCGGTGCTACAAGCCGAGCAAAACCCCGATCCGGTGGCCGATCACGAGACGCCAGCCGACTCGACGTACGCGGCGTATTACTACCCCTGGATCAACGTGATGCACCCTGAAAAAGGGGTTCAGGAACTGGTTCCGCCGGGCGGTCACGTCGCCGGAATTTACGCCAGAAACGACAACGAAGGCGGCGTCCACGAAGCACCTGCGAACATGGTTGTCCGCGGTGCGATGTCGCTACAGGTCGACCTGACGAAAGCTGAACAGGACATCCTGAATCCGAAGGGAATCAACTGCATCCGGAGCTTCCAGGGGCGTGGGATTCGCGTTTGGGGCGCTCGGACGACTTCGAGCGATCCCGAGTGGAAGTACGTTAACGTTCGTCGTCTGTTCCTGTTCCTCAAGCAATCGATCGACGAGGGAACCCAGTGGGCGGTTTTCGAACCGAATGACCAGGACCTGTGGGCTCGAGTGACTCAGACAATCGAACAGTACCTGACGACTCAGTGGCGCGATGGTGCGTTGATGGGCACCTCGGCCAGCGAGGCATTTTACGTCGACTGTGGAAAGGGATCGACGATGACCCAAGACGATATCGACAACGGACGGCTGATCTGTGAGATCGGTGTAGCTCCGGTGAAGCCGGCTGAGTTCGTGATCTTCAGAATCGGTCAGTGGACCGGAGACTCATAA
- a CDS encoding phage baseplate assembly protein V, with protein MFETPIDDDSGEAKLYGVHSATVVDTDDPEDKSRVQVNLNNREDPGELWARVARFMAGDGFGSHFQPDTGAEVLVTFENADLDGQPFVVGSLHNEGENLIDDMRKDVERFAEAYKLGKMMYHSMSSEKESPKPDERMKAVRSWADYIPFIANDANKITTKTGSELAFANMYPKVGPGYADEMIQDIGEKVAEGERMVASFDANRANFEIDDVSVDPPATEGELLEVTATVVNTGSEEATQSIGLNLLGEQVDDDDLELEEDEEDAVTFEGVFDPDTDEDGTYEVSVSVFSEDDSKTTSFEVEAVDDDDNDDDGKASDDIKGATGYLDGSEVDDAITGAIGSVGDASAADSVGRFMDTTEISGASNTLGGLDDWVGDPGAETGDVVSDLSGFTELSDVPGVTPKDTPNLSSIALQTQAKRGLGVDDLIKTVSLSDPLKNSVSLTRTGVSLYTKKPGTADVLDVASNPMNALKEAGGGQISMTAHGDAKSPLRGEISMTATDGDQGPMGGTIDLSTTSSTTQTGGEINLTCAKPTATRGGDINLTAGHPQLTASGNIEIKSNGITISADSISIEATKSLDLSAPDITIDGQRTTINGTKQTTVKGKQTTVQGDETTVKGKQSATVEAKTTTVEGQNTTVDGAKSATVKGKATTVEGRTSATVKGKAVTLDGKMTTVKAKSAATIDGQMVTLKGKNLVKAQAPLIKLN; from the coding sequence ATGTTCGAAACACCGATTGACGACGATTCTGGCGAGGCGAAACTGTACGGCGTCCACAGTGCGACGGTCGTCGACACCGACGATCCGGAGGATAAATCCCGAGTACAGGTAAATTTGAACAACCGTGAGGACCCGGGTGAGCTGTGGGCCCGCGTCGCCAGGTTCATGGCCGGAGATGGCTTCGGCTCTCACTTCCAGCCCGATACAGGCGCAGAGGTACTCGTTACGTTCGAGAATGCAGATCTCGACGGACAGCCGTTCGTGGTCGGGTCGTTACACAACGAAGGCGAAAACCTGATCGACGACATGCGCAAGGACGTCGAACGGTTCGCCGAAGCCTACAAACTGGGTAAGATGATGTACCACTCGATGAGTTCGGAGAAAGAGAGCCCAAAACCCGACGAAAGGATGAAGGCAGTACGGTCCTGGGCAGATTATATCCCGTTTATCGCGAACGACGCAAATAAGATCACCACCAAGACGGGATCGGAACTCGCGTTCGCGAACATGTATCCAAAGGTTGGACCGGGATACGCCGACGAGATGATTCAGGATATCGGTGAGAAAGTTGCGGAAGGTGAACGAATGGTTGCCTCGTTCGACGCGAACAGGGCGAACTTCGAGATCGACGACGTGTCGGTTGACCCGCCCGCGACCGAAGGCGAACTGCTCGAGGTGACGGCAACGGTGGTAAACACGGGATCTGAAGAGGCGACACAGTCGATCGGATTGAATCTCCTCGGCGAACAGGTCGACGACGATGACCTCGAGCTCGAGGAAGACGAAGAGGACGCCGTCACGTTCGAAGGGGTGTTCGATCCCGACACCGACGAAGATGGGACGTACGAGGTCTCGGTCTCGGTCTTCTCCGAAGACGATTCAAAGACGACATCGTTCGAGGTCGAGGCGGTCGACGACGATGATAACGATGACGACGGGAAAGCGTCGGACGACATCAAAGGCGCGACTGGATACCTGGACGGCAGCGAGGTCGACGACGCGATTACCGGCGCGATCGGTTCGGTCGGTGACGCTTCCGCAGCCGACAGCGTCGGTCGATTCATGGACACGACAGAGATCAGCGGGGCCTCTAACACGCTCGGCGGACTCGATGACTGGGTCGGCGATCCTGGTGCCGAGACTGGTGACGTCGTGTCTGACTTATCGGGCTTTACGGAGCTGTCCGACGTTCCTGGCGTGACACCGAAGGACACGCCCAATCTGTCGTCGATTGCACTCCAGACCCAGGCAAAGCGGGGACTCGGCGTCGACGATCTGATCAAAACGGTCAGCCTGTCGGACCCACTGAAAAATTCCGTTAGCCTTACTCGAACCGGCGTTAGCCTGTACACGAAGAAACCGGGTACAGCAGACGTTCTCGACGTGGCCAGCAATCCGATGAACGCGTTGAAGGAAGCTGGAGGTGGCCAGATCAGCATGACCGCCCATGGCGACGCGAAGTCGCCGCTTCGTGGGGAGATTAGCATGACTGCGACCGACGGTGATCAGGGGCCGATGGGCGGGACGATCGACCTGAGTACGACCAGTTCCACCACCCAGACCGGCGGCGAGATCAATTTGACGTGCGCGAAGCCAACGGCCACCCGGGGCGGCGATATCAACCTCACCGCTGGTCATCCTCAGCTGACGGCTTCCGGAAATATCGAGATCAAGAGTAACGGAATCACGATCTCCGCGGATTCGATCTCCATCGAGGCGACGAAGAGCCTCGACCTAAGCGCGCCCGACATCACCATCGACGGCCAGCGAACCACGATCAACGGTACCAAACAGACGACCGTCAAGGGCAAACAAACGACGGTTCAGGGCGACGAAACGACTGTCAAGGGAAAACAGTCGGCGACCGTCGAGGCCAAAACCACGACTGTCGAGGGGCAGAATACGACGGTCGATGGGGCGAAATCGGCGACTGTCAAGGGGAAAGCGACCACCGTCGAGGGTCGAACCAGCGCGACGGTCAAAGGGAAAGCGGTCACTCTCGACGGGAAAATGACGACGGTAAAAGCCAAGTCAGCAGCAACGATCGACGGACAGATGGTCACGT
- a CDS encoding phage late control D family protein: protein MYPGAKAAQFVVKIGTETFREYSESVSEVTVDTAVDGADRCRIALTPPFDHEFGSFKNVALDSIGPGTGVSVGMAYGEESSAQLFSGEVETVEPTFPTAEPPWIVVTAYGHSRKMMRGTRSDSWKGKSLEAIVESIASNYFEDIEIEDGGITPQGVIQDNESDYRFLKRVAAKYGFEFFSSAGTLYFVPRDGGVSPGDPVTTLTYGSSLESFSATTKALRHGAVVVKYWDRERRKKISAEANNGSGGSPEVFRIRVSSQAEAQRIADSKLHTSRVTGVAKTFGIPSLVAGEVVELTGFSSEYEKNYYITDAIHRIGDDGYKTEFEVRGL, encoded by the coding sequence ATGTATCCGGGCGCGAAAGCGGCACAGTTCGTCGTCAAAATTGGAACCGAAACGTTCCGCGAATACAGCGAAAGCGTCTCGGAAGTGACCGTCGATACTGCCGTCGACGGCGCTGACCGTTGTCGGATCGCGCTGACCCCCCCGTTCGATCATGAGTTCGGCTCGTTCAAGAACGTCGCGCTGGATTCTATCGGTCCGGGAACAGGGGTCAGTGTCGGGATGGCGTACGGAGAAGAGAGTTCCGCGCAGTTGTTCAGCGGCGAAGTCGAAACGGTCGAACCGACGTTTCCAACGGCTGAGCCGCCCTGGATCGTCGTTACGGCCTATGGCCACAGCCGAAAGATGATGCGCGGGACACGTTCTGACTCCTGGAAGGGGAAGTCGCTCGAGGCGATCGTCGAGTCGATCGCCTCGAACTACTTCGAGGACATCGAAATCGAGGACGGTGGAATAACACCACAAGGTGTTATCCAAGACAACGAAAGCGATTACCGTTTCCTCAAACGAGTCGCTGCGAAGTACGGTTTCGAGTTCTTCTCGTCGGCCGGGACACTCTACTTCGTGCCCCGAGACGGCGGCGTGTCACCGGGAGATCCAGTCACGACGTTGACGTATGGCTCGTCACTCGAGTCGTTTTCGGCGACGACGAAGGCGTTGCGCCACGGTGCTGTCGTGGTGAAGTACTGGGATCGAGAACGACGAAAGAAGATCAGTGCAGAGGCGAACAACGGAAGCGGTGGAAGTCCGGAGGTCTTTCGTATCCGAGTCAGTTCTCAGGCCGAGGCACAGCGGATCGCCGATTCTAAACTCCACACGTCGCGAGTTACCGGGGTTGCCAAGACGTTTGGAATTCCGTCTCTCGTCGCGGGAGAGGTGGTCGAACTGACCGGATTTAGTTCGGAGTACGAAAAGAATTATTACATAACGGACGCAATCCACCGCATCGGCGACGACGGGTACAAAACGGAGTTCGAAGTTCGAGGGCTGTAA
- a CDS encoding phage tail protein produces the protein MPVTSTPIESDDFDVDFGGREVPQFFRVNLPKRNIPVIEHQVGSGPRHPIKHADQPDFGGTFTAELYAQSGKSAIDKWWEAMRDFSDDEHEQVISVTAKDPSDNPVVRWKFTNARMVKYEYGDTLSGGEAIKIIITISYDKMDREMA, from the coding sequence ATGCCAGTTACATCGACACCGATCGAATCCGATGACTTCGACGTTGACTTTGGTGGTCGAGAAGTGCCTCAGTTCTTCCGGGTGAACCTACCGAAACGGAACATTCCGGTCATCGAACACCAGGTTGGCTCGGGACCACGACACCCGATAAAACACGCCGATCAACCCGACTTTGGGGGAACCTTCACCGCGGAACTCTACGCCCAAAGCGGGAAATCGGCGATCGACAAGTGGTGGGAGGCGATGCGAGACTTCAGCGACGACGAACACGAGCAGGTGATTAGCGTCACGGCCAAGGACCCCAGCGACAACCCCGTCGTCCGCTGGAAATTCACCAACGCACGGATGGTCAAGTACGAGTACGGAGACACGCTCAGTGGCGGCGAAGCGATCAAGATCATCATTACCATCTCCTACGACAAGATGGATCGCGAGATGGCCTAA
- a CDS encoding phage tail protein has protein sequence MSADIRLLKSSYFTFEHDGDEIPTVTDIELPEQRIEQITHDNGNPDPVQETQGRLLFGDLVVHRDIKADMSTKLYDEHDLAATTGDTSAIKKPLTIFIKDQESTTISTLKFTGTWVKEYHPPTLCAMRSDTATEMFVISVDYMEEE, from the coding sequence ATGTCCGCAGATATCAGACTTCTCAAGTCGTCGTATTTCACCTTTGAACACGACGGCGATGAGATTCCAACGGTCACCGACATCGAACTTCCCGAGCAACGAATCGAGCAGATCACCCACGACAACGGGAACCCGGACCCGGTACAGGAAACCCAGGGCAGGTTGCTGTTCGGCGACCTCGTAGTCCACCGCGACATCAAGGCGGACATGTCCACCAAGCTGTACGACGAACACGATCTGGCAGCGACAACCGGGGACACCAGCGCGATCAAAAAGCCGCTCACGATCTTCATCAAAGATCAGGAATCCACGACGATTTCCACGCTGAAGTTCACCGGAACGTGGGTCAAAGAGTATCATCCACCGACGTTGTGTGCCATGCGGTCGGACACGGCGACCGAGATGTTCGTCATCTCCGTCGACTACATGGAGGAAGAGTAA
- a CDS encoding CIS tube protein: MSGSLERAYITILDGSNAGTKLECAFNPNEYQLNRQAGYGEHRTALNAPIQQFTNGVADTLTVELFFDTTETQADVRTEYTDVIDSLMAVDGKLHAPPSCRFVWGNGLAFKSIVVEADKRFTRFRPDGTPVRAWVDVTFKQHADPKQQKRRIKHESTDKTKLKTVSEGDTLWLIAAAEYGDPSHWRTIAEANELENPREIPPGTKLSLPPL; the protein is encoded by the coding sequence ATGAGCGGGTCTCTAGAGCGAGCGTACATTACGATTCTCGACGGTAGCAACGCCGGGACGAAACTCGAGTGTGCGTTCAATCCCAATGAGTATCAGTTGAACAGGCAGGCCGGATACGGCGAGCATCGAACGGCACTCAACGCTCCGATACAGCAGTTCACGAACGGCGTTGCGGATACGCTTACTGTTGAGTTGTTCTTCGATACCACCGAGACGCAGGCGGACGTCAGAACGGAGTACACGGACGTGATCGACTCGTTGATGGCAGTCGACGGCAAACTCCACGCTCCGCCATCGTGTCGGTTCGTCTGGGGAAACGGCCTGGCGTTCAAATCCATCGTCGTCGAAGCCGACAAACGCTTTACGCGCTTTCGGCCCGACGGAACGCCCGTGCGGGCCTGGGTTGACGTCACATTCAAACAGCACGCAGATCCGAAACAGCAAAAGCGACGGATCAAACACGAATCGACGGACAAAACGAAGCTCAAAACGGTGTCCGAAGGTGACACGCTCTGGCTCATCGCGGCAGCGGAGTACGGTGATCCATCCCACTGGCGGACGATCGCCGAGGCCAACGAACTCGAGAATCCTCGAGAGATCCCGCCGGGGACCAAACTCTCTCTTCCGCCGCTATGA